A stretch of DNA from Doryrhamphus excisus isolate RoL2022-K1 chromosome 6, RoL_Dexc_1.0, whole genome shotgun sequence:
acatcataacaaaaataaaaccaccTGCAATGGCAGAACCAACAAGCAGCAGAGACTCGGATAGTGTAAAACAATGTATCTTTCTTTTTCAAATGCCTAAaacagttggaaaaaaatgtggtttttttttaacagcgagGAACATTACTTTTCATATAGACAAGCAGAGACAATGATcttcttaaaatttatattaaatgtggaCTCGCTTATAATAAATAACTTACCCAAATATTAACCATGAAGGGTTTTCAAGCATACGTCGCCACTGCCGAGCTAGCGTCTGTTTTCGTTTATGTTGACAACATATTGTCGCGCTGTTATGGCGTCAGAACTCGTGATTCAAATGGGTGGGCTCTGGTTCATATTCGATGGCAAACTGCTGTAACGTGATTGGTGCGTTACTCCCTTGCTGCTGGTCTCATCCAATCAGGTGGAACGCTCAGTAATCTGATTGGCCGTCAATGGCTGATTGGCCGTCACTTGTTCGCTGACAGTTGAATTAAAAAGGactatacatttatatacagaaaatatatatttaaatggagtcaagtgtataaatatatgaattatatagcaattaaaaatgtttgctAATTAACTGACGCTTTAACTCAGACATGTAATAAAAGTAATACGTAAttttgaccactagatggcagcaaagtaaagaaaagaaaacaactgATCGACAGTACTATTTCTAGACGTTGCCAATAGTGTCTTTTAAGAACACATTTTAGCGCGCCTAAAAAAGGCAACCTTAATTTACTTTGAGATTTAATTAACGTTTCATGCTCTAGAAATAATTTGACAGatatttttgttgcttttctcAATTGTTGTAGTcaaatgttttgctgtttcataTAATGTGAATACAAttgaatacaattattattatctttcatATGAAACTTTGAATGTGAGTGATACATTTTAGGTGTTGTCACAATTGAAAACATGACACCAgacaaattaacatttttttatattaggaAAATTATAAAGGTCGGATTCTGCATAATATTTGACAGATATGGAAAATGATTGAAAAGCAAAATACGTACATCTGTGAAGCCAAGAAAATATAAATGATTTTGTTCCATAAACCCCTGCAGTTGTCCCAAAGGAATGCCTGAATGCATGAAACAATGAAGACAGAAGAGATGGTCACAGGATTAATGGGCCGAGCGGCTGAGCGGTCCATAGACTGATAGTCCTTATGATGATCCATTCCTTCTGACCGGCCGTCACTACTATTCGCACGCACTCAATGTCAAAGCCGATTTTGCGGTGCACGTTCATGGCCTCGATCTTCCCACCCTTAAACTCCCCCAGCGTGATGTAGGACGAGCACTGTCTCCCCTGCTTGCCTTCCACGCTCTTATGACCCACTTCCAGAGCTCCGTGGTGAAGGATGTCGTTCTGGCGATCTTCTGTGCCTGTGACGATGTTTATTTTGCTGATTTTGGTGGACTGGTTGAAGACAATGACAAAGAAGTCTCCGGTAGAAGGAGGCTTCCCCCAGAAGTATTCGTCCACGGTGCTGTAAGCCTTGGTGGCGTCGTAGTTCTCAAAGACGTTGATGTTGGTGTAAAGGCTGGCCGGAGGGTTGTCGGGAATGTCGACTGAGTCCTCCTCGAAGTCGTCATCCTTCAGCTTGTTCTCAGCCCCTTTGTAAGACGAGTAGTAGCCCATGTGCTGGAAGAGGGAGGGCTTGAAGCGGATCACGTCTTTCTGGGCCAGCAGACCCCTGAAGTGGATGAGGAGCCAGTCGCACGGCATCTCCTGGTAGAACATGAGCAGGAAGTGAGCCAGACGAGGCAGGTCCCTGGAGTGGTACAGCTTCCCGATGTAGCCCAGCTTGGAGAACTCCAGCATCACCCAGTAGGAACCTTCCCTGGAGGTGATCACCTTCTTCAGGGCCGTCAGGAAGTTGCGGGAGCAGCGCACGTCGTCCTCCAGCATCATGTAGAAGTCTGACAGGTTGGTGCAGAAGTTGAGCAGGAAGGCGTAGTCCACATTCTGCTTGGAGCGGAAACGCACCCTGTCCTCGGGATCATTGTAGTTCCTCTTCAGGCCATCCAGAGATGGATAGTACTCTTCTGGAGCCTGGATCACCAGGAGGCGACCCGCGATGATGTGGTGGCCGAACTTCCTGCTCATCTCCTGCACCAGGTTCTCGCACCATACCGGGTCAAAGTCGGCCAGGTGGACTACCACCACGATTTCTTTCAGCTCCTCATAGCTGGACTGATCAAAGATGGACTTGATGGTCTCCAGGAGGTAGTTCCCTCGCTTTCGCTTCACCGACGACAGCCCGATGGTTAGGTACTCTGAACACATCATAAaatctcaatggcggtaaatctTAAAATATGGCATCACAAGGCTTGCTTAGAATACCTACTTTTCCTGGGCAAAGGAAACCCTGCGAGGTAACGATACGTCACGTTGATGGTCCCAGAGAAGTTGGACAGGTCTCTGAAAGTGTGGCTGTATCTGTCAGAGCTCGCTGGATGCATCAGAGTGTCTCCGAGCTGTCGTTTCTGAGCCTCCTGTTGgaaaacaaaattacattaaGACGTCTTTTCTTCagagggatgtccaaagtgtctAAAGAATTCAACCTTACCAGCACGTATCTGTCGTCCATGTAGAGGTTGAAGAGCAGCAGGAAGGTGATGAGGAAGCCCAGCAGAGGCAGCATGGATCTTTTCCTCAAGCACCTCATCTTGTCCACCCACTTCCACAGGAACCTCACCATCTCGTCTCTCACTGCACGTACAACACAACCCACGGCTCATTCTCATCTCATAGTTCTGGTACTTGGTACGAATCATATCcaatgttataaaaaaaaataaaactaataaaatataaaataaatcacacTTTGTAATTTGGCAATACTGTAACACAATAAAATGCTTAAGAGATGAGTAATAAGTGAAATAAAGGCTAGAACATACACtgaagtgcacacttgcatttGAATCAGTGTTAGTTGTAAAAGATGGCAGGTTGACATgtttatgcccccccccaacccccacacacacagtcaggttGGCCTAAATCAGCCTTTATGACTTCATGAGAATACCAGAAGCCACGCCTTTTTaatgatagagtgaaaacatTGACTAGTGCAGCTTATATTGGAAAAACAATCTTAGTTAAAACCATTGAAAAGCCTTTTGTGGTCTTCTTTGTGGCTGTTTACTGATAAGCTCTGCACTCCAGCCACAGTTTATGTTTCCTGACTACAAGATACTAATACACACTGCTTGAGGTACCAGTTTGTTGAAATAAACGACTTACAGTCACAAGCTAACTGGGCCAACTTCAAAGTACAATGGAactttggttagtgtcattcattGTTGAAATGGATGTTAactgaaacatttttttcccacaagagATGAAGAccgaaagggataaatgaacatggtaatggtaacggttttatttcatttgaacatgcatcagattacaattgaatgcatcacataatcagttcacagttccacatgtccaaaaggagtaggacgaagcaaagcttattaaatcctacccctccatctggtacttttacaatcagtaactgttacatttgttcacttcctgctttccataatacataataaggtttttttttagtaatgcaATTTGTATATGACCAtacataatgacataatgggtaccatagtaactgtcaatatagtgatatatagtgatatatatagctatatatatagtgatatatatataagtgtttcaaatgtagttcttccctgagatcatatttctcctctcttgtagagaagtattggatgacatttttgggtaattggttgtttttagccttatgcattattttagcaacATAGTTGCATCTTCAGTGAGGGTAAAAGTAACTTGAAATGTTGATTTATCTCTTTCACTCATCATTTACACGCATATAAGACCACAAATGTAAAACTATATTGTGTGGTGAGTGAACTTGTGATGACCTCCTGTACTTGCAATGAGCAATCAATACTCATCACTTTAAAAGTAATTTcttataaaaaacaaataggCGACTGGGTTAAAAGGATCAGCTAACACAATAACCATTGAATAGAaaagatggaaaaacaaaacaaaaggcatCACATGCACCTGATAAATTAGATTTATTCAGTAGTGGACACTAGTGGCATGTCTCTCACCTCGTCGGGTTTGGGGCAAGTGTTTAATGAGTGTATAATGAGAAGTTGCGAGCAgttggagaataaagtcctgCATAAGACCAACCACTGTGTGTTTTTTGCAACTGATACAATTCTCTGTTTGTCTTTTGAATGTAAAGCCTTGAACAATCCTCGTCTAGGTCACAATAGATTTCTATGGAAATGAAGGCACGTCTATGAATAGATAAAGCCCTCCTTTGTTTACGCTAGTTTACAATGCACCGCGTTTGTTTTTATCGTCTTCCATCAAGGGGATGATTCTATTCTCCTATTACTACCACTCTTGGCGTAGTTTTTGATGGCAACAATGTGGCAGGTGGTGTTGAATGCCAATCATCTTCACCttctcatcattcattcattcattttcttccgctttttcctcatgagggtcgcgggggtgctggagcctatcgcagctgtctttgggcgagaggcggggtacaccctggactggtggccagccaatcgcagggcacatatagacaaacaaccattcacactcacattcatacctatggacaatttggagtggccaattaacctagcatgtttttggaatgtgggaggaagagatggccgagggtggaattgaaccctagtctgctagctgtgaggtctgcgagctaaccactcgaccgccgtgccgccaccttCTCATCACGTTATCACATTTTAGCTTGAACAGTAATCATGATAAAGGAGGCGTTACTGCACGAGCGATTGGTTACCTAGTCTCCGCTCTGACCTTTAAAAAGTCAGACTAAGGTGTTTACATGTGATAATTACATGTTAATACAAGGTAATGAAGGTACACAAGGAATGAAATATACATTTAGAAACTGACTTTAAATGTATATTCACGCAggtgaaaagaaaaaagcatCTTGTGTGTGAACGTATAAAAGGATGACGTGGACGAATGCTGTCTCCGCCGTTTGTATCCGTGACAACAGAGCACTAGTGACGGTGAAGAAGAGGACTCTCCATCAAGGTGCCCTTCAGGGAGGCGTTTAATCCCACTTTGTGTCAGGAGCGGACTTGGGCCTGCGTGGAGGACCTCTACCGGAGGGGAGGGTGCGTCCTTGACGACGGATGACATACTTGTTGCTGCTGTGATTGATGATTTTACTTTACTGTGACTTTGTGGGCTGTCAGCTCCAAGCAAGAATCCATCAATAATACCATTAGCCTCTTAGCCGCTACCAAGTATATAGCATGTCTTTAACGCCACATCATTTTGTCATCACTTATAATATTTCACTGCAGGAAGAACTTTGACCTCAGACCATTTTTAAATGGAGTCTCCGCGCCAATGCTTACAGTCACAGCAAGATTGTACTTTAGCTTTACTTTCATACATTTCTTTGACAAACTTCCCatttaaaatgactaaattcatttttaccacttccacatttctcacaTTTATTAActtaataaaacatgaaaactgCTCATTCAGGACATTCAGActcagtattcattcattcattcattttctaccgctttttcctcagggtcgcgggggtgctggagcctatcccagctgtcttcgggcgtgaggcggggtacaccctggactggtcgccagccaatcacagggcacatatagacaaacaaccattcacactcacattcatacctatggacaatttggagtcgccaattaacctaacatgtttttggaatgtgggaggaaaccggagtacccggagaaaacccacacatgcacggggagaacatgcaaactccacacagagatggccgagggtggaattgaaccctggtttcctagctgtgaggtctgcgcgctaaccactagaccgccgtgccaccactCAGTATTCAACATCACAAAAATTCACTCTTTTCTCtgaattacacattttttttttgtgtggagcCACCGTGTAATAAACTAGTCCAAACTGTCATCACTGCCTTTCCCACGCCGCAGTGAAGGTTATATCCTCTGTGGACTCTGCGTCGGTTCATCGGTTCAAGTGGGAGCTGAGCGAAAAggcaaagct
This window harbors:
- the LOC131131206 gene encoding alpha-1,3-mannosyl-glycoprotein 4-beta-N-acetylglucosaminyltransferase C-like, whose translation is MVRFLWKWVDKMRCLRKRSMLPLLGFLITFLLLFNLYMDDRYVLEAQKRQLGDTLMHPASSDRYSHTFRDLSNFSGTINVTYRYLAGFPLPRKKYLTIGLSSVKRKRGNYLLETIKSIFDQSSYEELKEIVVVVHLADFDPVWCENLVQEMSRKFGHHIIAGRLLVIQAPEEYYPSLDGLKRNYNDPEDRVRFRSKQNVDYAFLLNFCTNLSDFYMMLEDDVRCSRNFLTALKKVITSREGSYWVMLEFSKLGYIGKLYHSRDLPRLAHFLLMFYQEMPCDWLLIHFRGLLAQKDVIRFKPSLFQHMGYYSSYKGAENKLKDDDFEEDSVDIPDNPPASLYTNINVFENYDATKAYSTVDEYFWGKPPSTGDFFVIVFNQSTKISKINIVTGTEDRQNDILHHGALEVGHKSVEGKQGRQCSSYITLGEFKGGKIEAMNVHRKIGFDIECVRIVVTAGQKEWIIIRTISLWTAQPLGPLIL